DNA sequence from the Candidatus Schekmanbacteria bacterium genome:
TGACGAAATCTATTCGGCCGGCGACTTTGCAAATGATGCAGACAGAATAATCAATAAAATCAGCAGTAAAAAAAAGATACCAATCATTTGCGGCGGCACAGGATTATACATAAAAGCACTTACTAAGGGATTGGCGGCAGGACTCCCTGCGGACAAGGAATTAAAGAAAGAAATTCATCAAAGCTACCTAAACAAAGATTTGGAAATTCTATATAATGAATTAAAAGAAGTGGACCCAGCCACAGCAGAGAAACTTTCTCCTTCTGACAAACAACGGATTAAAAGGGCGCTCGAAGTATACTACATTACAGGCATGCCAATTTCAAAAATTCACACGAAACATTCTTTTTCAGATGAGCGATATGACTACCTATATTTTTGTTTGAAAAGAGACAGAAATGAGCTTAGAAAACGGATAGAAGCCCGCGTAGATAAAATGATTGAGAAAGGGCTGTATGATGAAGCAAAGTCCATTTACAAAAAATACAAAGGTAAAGAAATAAATGCATTCAGGGCTATTGGTTACAGAGAGATGATTTCACATTTGAAGGGAGAGGTTTCCTTCGATGAAGCAGTAAAACTCATTAAGAAAGCAACTAAAGCATATGCTAAAAGACAAATGACATGGTTCAAGAAGCAAAAGGAAATCATTTGGATAAACATAAAGGATGAGGATTATGAAGCACCTGCAAAAGCCATAATAGAAAGAGCAAAAGTCTTTTTAAAAATGAAAAATTAACTATCTTTTCTCTTTTTAGAATTGTTATTTCTTCTACTATTGAAAGCCGCCGCAAAAACTTCCTCGATGTCCTTTACAAAAATAAACTTCATCTTCTTTTTCACATCAGCCGGCACATCTACAAGGTCTTTCTCATTCTTTTCTGGCAGAATCACCGTCTTTATTCCTGCCCTATGGGCGGCAAGCACTTTATCCTTAACACCGCCTATTGGAAGGACTTTTCCTCGAAGGGTTATCTCACCTGTCATTGCAATATCAGACCTGACTCTTCTTCCTGTCAACAGCGAATAAAGAGATGTAGCTATCGTTATACCTGCCGATGGACCATCCTTTGGAATTGCTCCTGCAGGGACATGGATATGAATATCACTGTTGTCAAAAATATCGTTTTTCACGCCAAGTTTATCTGATTTTGAACGAATAAAACTGAGAGCGGCAATAGCCGACTCCTTCATCACATCCCCTAAAGATCCTGTTAGTGTGAGACCCTTCTTTCCTTTCATTATAGTCGATTCAACGAAAAGAATTTCACCTCCCACCGGAGTCCATGCAAGTCCCACAGCAACTCCCGGCTGATTTATTCTGTCGGCAATCTCAGAGAAATATTTTTCGGGCCCAAGATAATCGGAAATGTTTTCCGCTGTTACCGTAATAGGTGTCTTTGCTCCTTCCGTAATTGCCATTGCGGCCTTTCTGCATACAGAACCAATCTCTCTTTCAAGATTCCTCAATCCTGCTTCGCGCGTATATCCGTTGATTATCTTCCTAACAGCAGAATCAGAAAATTTTATATCCTTCGGCTTCAAGCCATTTTCTTCCTTCTGTCTCGGTATAAGATACTTTTTTGCAATCTTTATTTTTTCTTCTTCAGTATATCCCGGCAGCTCAATTACCTCCATTCTATCAAGCAAAGGCGCAGGAATGGAATAAAGGACATTGGCAGTTGTTATAAACATTACCTGCGAGAGGTCAAATGGCACATCGAGATAATGGTCAACGAAGGAGTTGTTCTGTTCAGGGTCGAGTATCTCGAGCAGTGCAGAAGAAGGGTCTCCTCTAAAATCGGAACCGAGTTTATCAATCTCATCGAGCATAAATACAGGATTCTTTGTGCCAGCATTTTTTATATTCTGGATTATTCTTCCCGGCAACGCACCGATATAAGTCCTTCGATGTCCTCGCATTTCTGCTTCATCACGCACTCCGCCAAGGGACATTCTCACAAACTTTCGACCCATCGCCCTTGCAATAGATTTTCCCAAAGATGTTTTACCTGTGCCCGGAGGACCTACAAAACAAAGAATTGGTCCTTTTGAATCGCTTTTCAGCTTTCTCACAGCCAAGAACTCGAGTATTCTATCCTTGACCTTTTTCAATCCATAGTGATCCTCATCGAGAATTTTTCTTGCACGAGTGATATCAAGGTTGTCTTCCGTAGATTTGTTCCAAGGCATACTTACGAGCCAATCGAG
Encoded proteins:
- the miaA gene encoding tRNA (adenosine(37)-N6)-dimethylallyltransferase MiaA, whose amino-acid sequence is MKKGKKKIIIISGPTACGKTSVAIEVAKELDGEIISADSMQVYRFLNIGTAKPDKDEIKEAKHHLIDIMNPDEIYSAGDFANDADRIINKISSKKKIPIICGGTGLYIKALTKGLAAGLPADKELKKEIHQSYLNKDLEILYNELKEVDPATAEKLSPSDKQRIKRALEVYYITGMPISKIHTKHSFSDERYDYLYFCLKRDRNELRKRIEARVDKMIEKGLYDEAKSIYKKYKGKEINAFRAIGYREMISHLKGEVSFDEAVKLIKKATKAYAKRQMTWFKKQKEIIWINIKDEDYEAPAKAIIERAKVFLKMKN
- the lon gene encoding endopeptidase La encodes the protein MNIKSEEEYLKVVPDELPVLPLKDVVVFPGTVMPLVVVGDSSIKLIDDALVGSKLIALFLDRSQEEEPSKHQLAEVGTVCHIIKMLRLPDGSVRILVQGMGRCSIRNINQVEPYIKAKIEIIKTEYQEEKDIEALKVNLINKFSKLISKIPYLPDELQIMVMNITDPAKVSDLIASSLNIPIEEKQTVLETLDVKKRLVTVSNIVDKNLEIIELGSKIQEEVKAEIDKGQREYILRQQLKAIQKELGEKDEKTAEIEELEKKIMECGMPEAAMKEAKRELDRLKIIPIESAEHTVVRTYLDWLVSMPWNKSTEDNLDITRARKILDEDHYGLKKVKDRILEFLAVRKLKSDSKGPILCFVGPPGTGKTSLGKSIARAMGRKFVRMSLGGVRDEAEMRGHRRTYIGALPGRIIQNIKNAGTKNPVFMLDEIDKLGSDFRGDPSSALLEILDPEQNNSFVDHYLDVPFDLSQVMFITTANVLYSIPAPLLDRMEVIELPGYTEEEKIKIAKKYLIPRQKEENGLKPKDIKFSDSAVRKIINGYTREAGLRNLEREIGSVCRKAAMAITEGAKTPITVTAENISDYLGPEKYFSEIADRINQPGVAVGLAWTPVGGEILFVESTIMKGKKGLTLTGSLGDVMKESAIAALSFIRSKSDKLGVKNDIFDNSDIHIHVPAGAIPKDGPSAGITIATSLYSLLTGRRVRSDIAMTGEITLRGKVLPIGGVKDKVLAAHRAGIKTVILPEKNEKDLVDVPADVKKKMKFIFVKDIEEVFAAAFNSRRNNNSKKRKDS